One part of the Sphingobium yanoikuyae genome encodes these proteins:
- a CDS encoding ShlB/FhaC/HecB family hemolysin secretion/activation protein, producing MFEKRMSFSSQLHVGLRANLTSRLAFVAALAAVVQPSFAYAQSDQDAEQSSAADTEPVRASGSFLIAAIDVVGATKLSNAEIERIIYPFLGPDKNEADVTAAQKALQAAYAAKGYEAVEVEIPIQPSERFAQGIVQLAIHEVPLGEVRIVDAKHHSDKSVRGDVPSLVPGQPIDIAALQRDVAEANRFPDRTITPRFRSGGQPGTVDVELKVDDKSPFHGSVELNNDNSPNTRSLRASATARYSNLWGQGHTLSVTGSIAPQDTDQSAVISASYNAPLIGTPWGFLLYGYRSNSNVAALGGTNVLGNGYQIGLRATYRLPSTSSFQQISFGPDFKSFKERLSLEGTDLQPTQIRYVPLVAEYMLSGGNDKETYGLTLGVTGGLRVVRRNVCFESPYAEGFIPEGVPTCSLGNGETGIPQDQFTGRAVDARENFVHLNMDLNYTRLLRRDWQVALRFTGQLADSSLVTNEQFSLGGMSNVRGYYVSEAVGDDGFISSVELRSPNFGSSLSSLVDEMRLFAFSDLGYARVRAPSTGQTDTFRLVSVGGGVRFDLFNLVTGEALIGVPLRNGPTSDKGDPRYSFTIRGEF from the coding sequence ATGTTTGAGAAGCGCATGTCATTCTCTTCCCAATTGCACGTTGGCCTGCGTGCTAATCTCACGTCGCGCTTAGCGTTCGTTGCTGCCCTGGCGGCAGTGGTGCAGCCGTCATTTGCCTATGCGCAAAGTGATCAGGATGCCGAACAGTCCTCTGCTGCAGACACAGAGCCGGTGAGGGCTTCGGGAAGCTTTTTAATCGCCGCGATCGACGTCGTGGGCGCCACCAAACTCTCAAACGCCGAGATCGAGAGGATCATCTACCCGTTTCTTGGACCTGATAAAAACGAAGCCGATGTGACCGCTGCGCAAAAGGCTCTTCAGGCGGCGTATGCCGCGAAAGGCTATGAGGCGGTCGAGGTCGAGATTCCGATCCAGCCCAGCGAACGTTTCGCGCAGGGGATCGTCCAGCTGGCTATCCATGAAGTGCCGCTCGGCGAGGTTCGTATCGTCGATGCAAAACATCATTCGGACAAGAGCGTCCGCGGTGACGTCCCGTCACTTGTTCCCGGTCAACCAATCGATATCGCAGCGCTTCAGCGTGATGTCGCCGAAGCCAACCGCTTCCCCGACCGTACCATCACCCCGCGCTTTCGCTCCGGTGGGCAGCCGGGAACCGTCGATGTCGAGTTGAAGGTCGACGACAAGTCCCCTTTCCACGGGTCGGTCGAATTGAACAACGACAATAGCCCCAATACCAGATCCCTGCGCGCAAGCGCCACTGCACGCTATTCCAATCTCTGGGGCCAGGGCCATACGCTGTCGGTCACAGGTTCGATCGCGCCGCAGGATACCGACCAGAGTGCGGTCATCTCGGCTTCCTACAATGCGCCGCTTATCGGCACGCCCTGGGGTTTCCTGCTCTACGGCTACAGGTCGAACAGCAATGTCGCGGCGCTTGGCGGCACCAACGTGTTGGGTAACGGGTATCAGATCGGCCTTCGCGCGACCTATCGCCTGCCGAGCACGAGCAGCTTCCAGCAGATCAGCTTCGGACCAGACTTCAAATCGTTCAAGGAACGGCTGAGCCTTGAAGGGACCGATCTTCAACCGACCCAAATCCGCTATGTGCCTCTTGTTGCCGAGTACATGCTGAGCGGTGGAAACGACAAGGAAACCTATGGACTGACGCTGGGCGTCACCGGCGGCCTCCGCGTGGTCAGGCGCAACGTCTGCTTTGAATCGCCTTATGCTGAAGGGTTCATACCGGAAGGCGTGCCTACCTGTTCTCTGGGCAATGGCGAGACTGGCATTCCGCAGGACCAGTTCACGGGCCGCGCCGTCGACGCCCGAGAGAACTTCGTCCACCTCAACATGGACCTGAATTACACTCGCCTTTTGCGCCGCGATTGGCAGGTCGCACTCCGGTTTACCGGCCAGCTTGCCGATTCCAGCCTCGTCACCAATGAGCAATTCTCGCTTGGCGGCATGTCGAACGTCCGGGGCTACTATGTTTCTGAGGCCGTCGGCGACGATGGCTTCATCTCCTCGGTCGAACTGCGCTCGCCCAATTTCGGCAGCTCCTTGAGCTCGCTTGTCGATGAGATGCGGCTCTTTGCCTTCAGCGATCTAGGCTATGCTCGCGTGCGGGCGCCGTCGACCGGCCAGACCGACACATTCCGTCTCGTGAGCGTCGGTGGCGGCGTGCGTTTCGACCTGTTCAACCTGGTGACGGGCGAGGCACTGATTGGCGTTCCGCTCCGCAATGGGCCCACGAGCGACAAGGGCGATCCACGCTACAGCTTCACTATCAGGGGCGAGTTCTGA
- a CDS encoding DUF2341 domain-containing protein, whose product MGRMKLKWLLPLAAMTAFSTPAMAWWEADYSYRTKINLNTQAAGVTGEVARAPVLIRLHSGNFSFKDVKADGSDLRFVAGDDRTPLKFHIEKWSPADEQALVWVDVQGLQPGAASAIYAYYGNEKAAAAQDVAGTYGPDYRLVYHFNDEGAAKDATSNANNSTGTAGRNAAGLIGSSLVLDGATPVALPAGAFAAGPLSISFWVKPGGNGTIFVLPGAVSLVAEGGQLFIDQGGNRSAGGALAADAWANVALVNDGTKTVVYINGQPAGEVTGALAAASGAPVLGQGFKGEIDEFRVAGAALPQAAFQLAAASEGQTAKLVTTDTAQQVESGGGHGHFGILFGALTFDAWVVILICAFMLLVAIAIMISKGLLIAKVRSANEAFLDAYNSQARRAGDHDGLPAFDPGNAAADSTLGRLYNIGRRELTERLKEGKATGSRFAIRAQSIAAIRSALDAGRVREGQKLNARLVLLTIAISGGPFIGLLGTVLGVMITFASVAAAGEVNINAIAPGIAAALLATVAGLAVAIPALFGYNYLLSRIEEITADHDIFVDELEKRIAETWQDVPTAAQAA is encoded by the coding sequence ATGGGTCGAATGAAACTTAAATGGCTTTTACCGCTGGCTGCGATGACAGCCTTCTCGACACCAGCGATGGCTTGGTGGGAAGCGGACTATAGCTATCGCACGAAGATCAACCTCAACACCCAGGCCGCCGGGGTCACCGGCGAAGTCGCGCGCGCGCCGGTGTTGATCCGCCTGCACTCGGGCAACTTCAGTTTCAAGGATGTGAAGGCCGACGGCTCCGACCTGCGCTTTGTCGCGGGGGACGACCGCACGCCGTTGAAGTTCCACATTGAAAAATGGTCACCGGCCGACGAACAGGCTCTGGTGTGGGTTGATGTTCAGGGTTTGCAGCCCGGCGCGGCCTCGGCCATTTACGCTTATTACGGGAATGAGAAGGCTGCCGCGGCGCAGGATGTTGCGGGAACCTATGGGCCGGATTACCGTCTGGTCTATCATTTCAATGATGAGGGTGCGGCCAAGGACGCGACCTCGAATGCAAACAATTCCACCGGCACTGCGGGTCGCAACGCGGCAGGTCTGATCGGTTCGAGCCTTGTCCTCGATGGCGCGACCCCGGTCGCACTGCCGGCAGGGGCTTTCGCAGCCGGTCCGCTATCGATCAGCTTTTGGGTGAAGCCTGGTGGTAACGGCACGATCTTCGTGTTGCCGGGTGCCGTGAGCCTGGTAGCCGAGGGCGGCCAACTCTTCATCGATCAGGGCGGCAATCGCTCGGCAGGCGGCGCGCTGGCTGCCGACGCCTGGGCCAATGTCGCGCTGGTCAACGACGGCACCAAGACCGTGGTGTACATCAACGGTCAGCCTGCCGGTGAAGTGACCGGCGCGCTTGCTGCGGCGAGCGGCGCCCCGGTTCTGGGGCAGGGTTTCAAGGGCGAGATCGACGAGTTCCGCGTGGCCGGCGCCGCGCTGCCGCAGGCGGCTTTTCAGCTTGCTGCTGCATCGGAAGGTCAGACCGCGAAACTCGTCACCACGGATACCGCGCAGCAGGTCGAGTCCGGCGGCGGTCACGGTCACTTCGGGATCCTGTTCGGTGCGCTGACTTTCGACGCCTGGGTCGTCATCCTGATCTGTGCCTTCATGCTGCTGGTCGCGATCGCGATCATGATCAGCAAGGGTCTGCTGATCGCCAAGGTGAGGAGCGCAAACGAAGCCTTCCTCGACGCTTATAACAGCCAGGCACGGCGCGCAGGAGACCATGACGGGCTACCGGCGTTCGATCCAGGCAATGCCGCTGCGGACTCTACTCTGGGCCGTCTCTACAATATCGGCCGTAGAGAACTGACCGAACGCCTCAAGGAAGGTAAGGCCACCGGAAGCCGCTTCGCGATCCGCGCGCAGTCAATCGCTGCGATCCGTTCGGCGCTTGATGCGGGCCGGGTGCGCGAAGGCCAGAAGCTCAATGCCCGTCTGGTGCTGCTGACCATCGCCATCTCGGGTGGCCCTTTCATCGGTCTGCTCGGAACAGTGCTCGGCGTCATGATCACCTTTGCCTCGGTCGCGGCCGCTGGTGAAGTGAACATCAACGCCATCGCTCCGGGTATCGCCGCGGCTCTCCTTGCCACGGTTGCGGGCCTCGCGGTCGCGATCCCGGCGCTGTTCGGCTACAACTATCTGCTCAGCCGCATCGAGGAGATCACCGCCGACCACGACATCTTCGTGGACGAGCTGGAGAAGCGCATCGCCGAGACCTGGCAGGATGTCCCCACAGCGGCCCAAGCGGCCTGA
- a CDS encoding ExbD/TolR family protein: MGMQVGGPKKPYNEINITPFVDVVLVLLIIFILMTTAAVQGIKVDLPSASSAKTLEAQKSRVIAVSNDGTVSIDAIPVSMSELETQLRSSIATTPDLAVILRGDRAVQYDKVMQVLDLCSKVGVPSLGMASTRPPGGGA, encoded by the coding sequence ATGGGTATGCAAGTCGGCGGGCCGAAGAAGCCTTACAACGAAATCAATATCACACCGTTTGTCGATGTCGTGCTGGTGCTGCTCATCATCTTTATCTTGATGACGACGGCGGCAGTGCAGGGGATCAAGGTGGACCTGCCGTCCGCTTCGTCGGCAAAGACGCTGGAGGCGCAGAAGAGCCGGGTCATTGCCGTTTCCAACGACGGCACGGTGTCGATCGACGCGATTCCGGTGTCGATGTCGGAACTGGAAACGCAGCTTCGTTCCAGCATCGCGACGACTCCGGACCTCGCCGTGATCCTGCGCGGGGACCGGGCTGTCCAGTATGACAAGGTCATGCAGGTTCTGGATTTATGCTCGAAGGTTGGTGTGCCCAGCCTCGGCATGGCGTCCACGCGTCCGCCCGGCGGCGGGGCCTGA
- a CDS encoding putative porin, with amino-acid sequence MSQRLKFLQTGRLMLTTSLCAAVLVTAPAFGQEAQGQAAQPDSAVATMVKLLVEEGIVSPEKGQALMRRAEAEAAQRAASAPPARSAELAPPPAGAVRVPYVPETVRAQIKDELRQEVLAQARTERWAAPDEAAPDWTRNIQIHGDFRFRSASHFYGRDNAVAHYTDVAAFNNNGPYDVSGFGGQLLPTLNTTRDKRNNMQVRGRIGIEAKVADRFTLGFQLATGDDPGPISTNSSLTGGFRKRDVWIQNAYVKGELVPGVTAMLGRFDNPLRSTDLMFDPDLAFDGVYGEANITRILGNDDFRFAVRGGAFPLQFEPENFPETSVGKRNWRDRYLFTAQAELGKTFGGGIDVNVSAAYHNFTYLRGHVSEPCDVFSASNVECSTDLLRPLWPSKGNTLMYLRDIDFTYADPANPLDPQYLGLKYAYRVLDLNASVSVPISERVQARLTGNFLHNFGFDPKNNCLRGNQGAPITNVEITDPTNPRQGVCDATNPARFVGGNEGYGIYLSIGDPALFSVNPRRAKRGSWAFNAAYKYLESDAVPDSFTDSDFRLGGTNAKGFVIGGAWAPFNNVTIGGRWLSAGEIVDAPLRIDVLHLDLGLAF; translated from the coding sequence ATGTCACAGCGATTGAAGTTTCTGCAAACTGGACGATTGATGCTCACCACATCGTTGTGCGCAGCGGTGCTGGTTACGGCGCCTGCGTTCGGGCAGGAAGCTCAAGGCCAGGCCGCCCAGCCTGACAGCGCGGTGGCGACGATGGTCAAGCTGCTCGTTGAGGAAGGCATTGTCAGCCCTGAAAAGGGCCAGGCGTTGATGCGACGTGCCGAAGCGGAAGCGGCGCAGCGCGCGGCGAGTGCTCCGCCTGCACGCTCGGCTGAACTCGCGCCCCCGCCGGCCGGAGCAGTCCGTGTTCCCTATGTCCCCGAAACGGTTCGTGCGCAGATCAAGGATGAGTTGCGCCAGGAAGTATTGGCGCAGGCTCGGACCGAGCGCTGGGCGGCGCCTGACGAAGCGGCACCCGATTGGACGCGCAATATCCAAATTCATGGAGATTTCCGTTTCCGCTCGGCGTCGCACTTCTATGGTCGGGACAATGCGGTAGCGCACTACACAGACGTGGCGGCGTTCAACAACAATGGCCCCTATGACGTCTCGGGTTTCGGCGGCCAATTGCTCCCCACGCTCAACACAACGCGTGACAAGCGCAACAATATGCAAGTCCGTGGCCGGATCGGTATTGAAGCCAAGGTTGCAGATCGGTTCACGCTCGGCTTCCAGCTGGCGACGGGTGACGATCCAGGACCGATCTCGACGAATTCCAGCCTGACGGGTGGTTTCCGCAAGCGCGATGTCTGGATCCAGAACGCCTATGTGAAAGGGGAGCTCGTCCCCGGCGTGACCGCGATGCTCGGCCGGTTCGACAACCCACTTCGGTCGACCGATCTCATGTTCGACCCGGATCTCGCCTTTGACGGCGTCTACGGTGAAGCGAACATCACGCGCATTCTGGGCAACGACGATTTCCGGTTCGCTGTTCGCGGCGGCGCGTTCCCGCTCCAGTTCGAGCCCGAGAATTTCCCGGAAACCTCGGTCGGCAAGCGCAATTGGCGCGATCGCTACCTGTTCACCGCCCAGGCCGAACTCGGCAAGACCTTCGGTGGCGGCATCGATGTCAACGTCAGTGCGGCCTATCACAATTTCACATACCTTCGTGGCCATGTATCGGAGCCGTGCGACGTCTTTTCCGCGAGCAATGTCGAGTGTTCGACCGACCTTCTCCGGCCGCTTTGGCCAAGTAAGGGCAACACGCTGATGTACCTGCGGGACATCGACTTTACCTATGCTGATCCCGCCAATCCTCTCGATCCGCAGTATCTCGGCCTAAAATACGCTTACCGCGTGCTCGACCTCAATGCCTCGGTCAGCGTGCCGATCTCCGAGCGCGTGCAGGCGCGCCTCACTGGCAACTTCCTCCACAACTTCGGGTTCGATCCGAAGAATAACTGCCTTCGCGGGAACCAGGGCGCACCGATCACGAACGTTGAGATCACCGATCCGACCAATCCGCGGCAGGGGGTGTGCGACGCCACCAATCCCGCGCGCTTCGTGGGTGGCAACGAAGGCTATGGGATTTACCTCTCGATCGGCGATCCAGCTTTGTTCAGCGTTAATCCGCGGCGCGCGAAGCGCGGTTCGTGGGCGTTTAACGCTGCCTACAAGTATCTCGAAAGCGACGCGGTCCCTGACAGCTTCACCGACTCCGATTTCCGGCTCGGTGGAACCAACGCGAAAGGTTTTGTCATTGGCGGCGCCTGGGCTCCGTTTAACAATGTGACCATCGGCGGCCGCTGGCTTTCCGCAGGTGAGATCGTTGACGCCCCGCTTCGCATCGACGTGCTCCATCTCGACCTTGGCCTGGCCTTCTGA